A DNA window from Streptomyces canus contains the following coding sequences:
- a CDS encoding LacI family DNA-binding transcriptional regulator: protein MTTGLERGAGSSAPRSEDVARLAGVSRKTVSRVLNNEPYVSDESRRRVLAAAEELGYRLNHAARALASGRTRSIGVVALATAGYGTASLLVGIEQAVRDAGYALRVVNTPDGDPRSIAGALESLLEQGVDGIVVSVPIVEGEVPLGVDVPVLFVGAPPAFTAARTLTVGVGAHQLARAATEHLLDLGHSTVHHLAGPRRWYATKDRIEGWQAALAARGAHEPPVLNGDWSAASGYAAGLGLASDRLVTAVFAAGDEMAIGLIHGLRESGRRVPEDVSVVGFDGNPVFAYVTPPLTTVRQPFEAASSEGIRLLLHAIEKPDTELPPANDPPVELVVRGSTAPPPAL, encoded by the coding sequence ATGACAACAGGGCTGGAGCGTGGTGCGGGCTCCTCCGCGCCGCGTAGTGAGGACGTGGCCAGGCTGGCCGGCGTCTCACGCAAGACGGTCTCCCGGGTCCTCAACAACGAGCCGTATGTCTCCGACGAGTCCCGCCGACGTGTCCTGGCGGCCGCCGAGGAACTCGGCTACCGGCTGAACCATGCGGCCAGGGCACTGGCCTCCGGCCGTACCCGGTCCATCGGTGTGGTCGCTCTGGCGACAGCCGGGTACGGAACCGCCTCCCTGCTCGTGGGCATCGAACAGGCCGTACGGGACGCCGGTTACGCGCTACGCGTGGTCAACACCCCGGACGGCGACCCGCGAAGCATCGCCGGCGCGCTGGAATCACTCCTGGAGCAGGGCGTGGACGGCATCGTCGTCTCCGTACCCATCGTCGAGGGGGAAGTCCCGCTCGGCGTCGACGTGCCGGTCCTCTTCGTCGGAGCGCCACCCGCCTTCACCGCCGCCCGGACACTGACCGTCGGCGTGGGCGCCCATCAACTGGCACGCGCGGCCACGGAACATCTGCTGGACCTGGGCCATTCGACTGTCCATCACCTCGCGGGGCCTCGCCGGTGGTACGCCACCAAGGACCGTATCGAGGGATGGCAGGCGGCGCTGGCGGCCCGGGGCGCGCACGAGCCGCCCGTGCTGAACGGTGACTGGTCGGCGGCCTCCGGGTATGCCGCGGGCCTGGGGCTGGCCTCGGACCGCTTGGTGACCGCGGTGTTCGCCGCGGGCGACGAGATGGCCATCGGACTGATCCACGGCCTGCGGGAAAGCGGTCGTCGGGTGCCGGAAGACGTCAGCGTCGTCGGTTTCGACGGCAACCCCGTGTTCGCCTACGTCACCCCGCCTCTGACCACTGTCCGTCAGCCCTTCGAGGCCGCGTCGAGCGAAGGAATCAGGCTTCTCCTCCACGCCATCGAGAAGCCTGACACCGAACTGCCGCCGGCGAACGACCCACCCGTCGAACTCGTCGTCCGCGGCTCCACCGCACCCCCGCCCGCCCTCTGA
- a CDS encoding 6-phosphofructokinase, with amino-acid sequence MKVAVLTGGGDCPGLNAVIRSAVRKGIQEYGFDFVGLRDGWLGALQGHVVPLEIADVRGILPRGGTILGSSRTNPFKHEDGVRRIRDTLAAHQVDALVVIGGEDTLGAATELSRQGINLVGVPKTIDNDVSGTDYTFGFDTAVGIATEAIDRLHTTAESHMRTLVVEVMGRHSGWIALHAGVAGGANVILIPEQPFDIDQVCEQVKNRFKINYAPIVVAAEGATPKEGQMILKDRSLDEYGHVHLSGIGEWLTQEISQRTGMDARTTVLGHVQRGGTPSAFDRWLATRFGLHAVDAVRDGDFGTMVALRGTRIIRIALDDTRGKTKVVDPSLYDEFQVFFG; translated from the coding sequence ATGAAGGTCGCAGTGCTGACCGGTGGCGGTGACTGTCCCGGTCTCAACGCCGTGATCCGCAGCGCGGTCCGCAAGGGCATCCAGGAGTACGGCTTCGATTTCGTCGGACTGCGGGACGGCTGGCTCGGCGCGCTCCAGGGCCACGTGGTGCCGCTGGAGATCGCCGACGTGCGGGGGATCCTTCCGCGCGGCGGGACCATTCTCGGTTCCTCCCGCACCAACCCGTTCAAGCACGAGGACGGGGTGCGGCGCATCCGGGACACGCTTGCGGCGCACCAGGTGGACGCACTCGTCGTGATCGGCGGCGAGGACACGCTCGGGGCGGCCACCGAGCTGAGCCGTCAGGGCATCAATCTGGTCGGCGTACCCAAGACCATCGACAACGACGTGTCCGGCACCGACTACACCTTCGGCTTTGACACGGCCGTGGGCATCGCGACGGAGGCCATCGATCGTCTTCACACCACTGCCGAGTCGCACATGCGCACCCTGGTGGTGGAGGTGATGGGCCGGCACTCCGGGTGGATCGCCCTGCACGCCGGCGTCGCGGGCGGTGCCAATGTGATCCTCATCCCGGAGCAGCCGTTCGACATCGATCAGGTCTGTGAGCAGGTGAAGAACCGCTTCAAGATCAACTACGCCCCGATCGTCGTCGCCGCCGAGGGAGCCACCCCCAAGGAAGGGCAGATGATCCTCAAGGACCGGTCGCTGGACGAGTACGGCCATGTGCACCTGTCCGGCATCGGCGAATGGCTGACCCAGGAGATCTCGCAACGCACCGGCATGGACGCCCGCACCACGGTCCTCGGCCACGTCCAGCGTGGCGGCACGCCGAGCGCCTTCGACCGGTGGCTGGCCACGCGCTTCGGACTGCACGCCGTCGACGCCGTCAGGGACGGCGACTTCGGCACCATGGTCGCCCTGCGCGGCACCCGGATCATACGTATCGCCCTCGACGACACCCGGGGGAAGACCAAAGTGGTGGACCCCTCGCTGTACGACGAGTTCCAGGTGTTCTTCGGCTGA
- a CDS encoding ABC transporter substrate-binding protein encodes MHRFSPGQFMPGTSRRTVLRGLGGAAVLGAGIPLLSACAGGSASSDTKTVTVGSNASDAVPKKAYGDVYAAFTKQSGIQVALNTKDHNTFQEQINSYLQGTPDDVFQWFAGYRMQFFAAKGLASPIDDVWKTIGGNFPPAMHDLSKGQDGKYYLVPLTTSPWAVFYRKSVFQQYGYEVPTTWDAYVALCKQMKKDGLVPIAYGDKDAWPAMGTFDQINFRLNGYDFHVELMAGKASWTDAKVRKVFDTWAETLPYHQEGAVGRTWQDAAQTLVAKKAGMYMLGMFVAQQFTNKADLDDLDFFAFPEIDPAYGQDTVEAPTDGIMLSKKPKNHAGSVKLLEFLGTPQAEETYLKADPSLIAASSKADTSAYSALQKKAYEMISGAKHLTQFMDRDSRPDFTSTVMQPALQKFIRDPKGIDSLLSSIERQKKTIFASG; translated from the coding sequence ATGCACCGTTTCTCCCCCGGTCAGTTCATGCCTGGAACCAGCCGCCGCACCGTGCTCCGCGGACTCGGCGGAGCCGCGGTACTGGGTGCCGGCATCCCTCTGCTGAGTGCCTGCGCCGGCGGTTCCGCCTCGTCGGACACCAAGACCGTCACCGTCGGCTCCAACGCGTCCGACGCCGTCCCGAAGAAGGCGTACGGCGACGTCTACGCGGCCTTCACGAAGCAGTCCGGGATCCAGGTCGCCCTCAACACCAAGGACCACAACACCTTCCAGGAGCAGATCAACTCCTACCTGCAGGGAACGCCGGACGACGTGTTCCAGTGGTTCGCCGGCTACCGGATGCAGTTCTTCGCGGCCAAGGGTCTGGCCTCCCCGATCGACGACGTGTGGAAGACGATCGGCGGCAACTTCCCTCCGGCGATGCACGACCTGAGCAAGGGCCAGGACGGCAAGTACTATCTGGTGCCCCTGACCACGTCGCCGTGGGCGGTCTTCTACCGCAAGAGCGTCTTCCAGCAGTACGGCTACGAGGTCCCCACCACGTGGGACGCGTACGTCGCCCTGTGCAAGCAGATGAAGAAGGACGGCCTCGTCCCGATCGCGTACGGCGACAAGGACGCCTGGCCGGCGATGGGCACCTTCGACCAGATCAACTTCCGCCTCAACGGATACGACTTCCACGTCGAACTGATGGCGGGCAAGGCCTCCTGGACCGACGCCAAGGTCCGCAAGGTCTTCGACACCTGGGCCGAGACCCTCCCCTACCACCAGGAGGGCGCGGTCGGCCGAACCTGGCAGGACGCGGCGCAGACGCTGGTGGCGAAGAAGGCCGGCATGTACATGCTCGGCATGTTCGTGGCCCAGCAGTTCACCAACAAGGCGGACCTGGACGACCTCGACTTCTTCGCCTTCCCCGAGATCGACCCGGCGTACGGGCAGGACACCGTCGAAGCGCCGACCGACGGCATCATGCTCAGCAAGAAGCCCAAGAACCACGCCGGTTCCGTCAAGCTGCTCGAATTCCTTGGCACGCCGCAGGCCGAGGAGACCTACCTGAAGGCCGACCCGAGCCTCATCGCCGCCTCCTCGAAGGCCGACACCTCCGCCTACAGCGCCCTCCAGAAGAAGGCGTACGAGATGATCAGCGGCGCGAAGCACCTCACGCAGTTCATGGACCGTGACAGCCGGCCGGACTTCACCTCGACGGTCATGCAGCCGGCGCTGCAGAAGTTCATCCGCGACCCCAAGGGGATCGACAGCCTGCTGTCCTCGATCGAGCGCCAGAAGAAGACGATCTTCGCGTCCGGCTGA
- a CDS encoding DUF4389 domain-containing protein has translation MTNLAKTPDRPVRVNAVLDTPLSRWLWLVKWILVIPHYVVLFFLWIAFMLVSVVAFFGILFTERYPRSLFDFNLGVMRWSWRVAYYSYGALGTDRYPPFSLGEEPDYPARLDVAYPERLSRGLVLVKWWLLAIPHYIVIGFFLGGFHFGWWDGGLVAVLVLIAAVAMAFTEQYPRSLFDLILGLNRWVLRVAAYVALMTDTYPPFRLDMGGTEPYAPEDRP, from the coding sequence GTGACGAACCTGGCGAAGACGCCTGACCGGCCTGTGCGCGTGAACGCGGTGCTCGACACGCCACTGTCCCGGTGGCTGTGGCTGGTGAAGTGGATCCTGGTCATTCCCCACTACGTAGTGCTGTTCTTCCTCTGGATCGCCTTCATGCTGGTGAGCGTGGTCGCGTTCTTCGGCATCTTGTTCACCGAGCGCTACCCACGGTCCTTGTTCGACTTCAACCTGGGCGTGATGCGCTGGAGCTGGCGGGTGGCGTACTACTCGTACGGCGCCCTGGGCACCGACCGGTACCCGCCGTTCAGTCTGGGCGAGGAGCCCGACTACCCCGCGCGGCTGGACGTCGCGTACCCGGAGCGGCTCTCCCGGGGGCTGGTGCTGGTGAAGTGGTGGCTGCTGGCCATCCCGCACTACATCGTCATCGGGTTCTTCCTCGGCGGCTTCCACTTCGGCTGGTGGGACGGCGGACTGGTCGCCGTGCTGGTGCTGATCGCGGCCGTGGCCATGGCGTTCACCGAGCAGTACCCCAGGTCCCTGTTCGACCTGATCCTCGGGCTGAACCGGTGGGTGCTGCGGGTGGCCGCCTACGTCGCCCTGATGACGGACACCTATCCGCCCTTCCGGCTCGACATGGGCGGAACCGAACCCTACGCACCCGAGGACCGGCCGTGA
- a CDS encoding RICIN domain-containing protein, which yields MSPAQTDARPGAAPRSRPVSFLSLALILLVSVMTMVIPAGRAEALARPSQTMYTPPSGAPSPGSLYPRAMRMQHNGSANGTLLATFEQYTTGTPVLPIYRSTDNGNSWSKISEVADTQNGWGMRWEPELFELPAAVGGFPAGTILAAGASVPSDRSAIKIDVYASTDRGQTWTFVSNIATGGAAFDTNGNTPVWEPFFLYANGKLIVYYSDQRDPDHGQKVVHQVTTDLRTWGPVVDDVAMPTYSQRPGMPTVAKLPNGNYVMTYEYGGSPSGNFAVYYKISADPEAFDSVTGIPLRSTDGVVPTSTPYITWLPTGGPNGTLVVGAYSTSDLFLNTQNGAANTWTRINSNVANGYSRGMVPLPDGHSLLVLSGGNGGSNLSNPVTYSTIDLGGGISDGATYTVSNAGSNLMLSIAGGSTANGTNATQQNADNATDQQWRFVQQSSGYFKILNVASGKVLGVENQSTADGAKILQWDDNGTLDHEWAVAPNPAGGYSLTNRVTGKYLEIPNASTATGTAAGQWSGTGCACQRWNLSQTALPALGTGQYVLVNKNSGKYLDIPQGSTATGTATEQWQNSACFCQLFTFQSAGGGAWTIKNVNSNLNLDIRNGSTTAGAAVLQNTPSTANSQKWTLTDAGNGYYELKNVGSGFNAAVAQSSTSNGAAVVQWNDLNIDDQFWKIVRIN from the coding sequence ATGTCCCCTGCGCAGACAGACGCCAGACCCGGCGCCGCTCCGCGTTCCCGTCCCGTCTCCTTCCTGTCCCTCGCCCTCATCCTGCTCGTCTCGGTGATGACCATGGTCATACCCGCCGGCCGGGCAGAGGCCCTGGCCCGCCCCTCGCAGACGATGTACACCCCGCCGTCGGGTGCGCCCTCGCCCGGGTCGCTCTACCCGCGGGCGATGCGGATGCAGCACAACGGCTCCGCCAACGGAACCCTCCTCGCGACGTTCGAGCAGTACACCACCGGTACGCCGGTCCTCCCGATCTACCGCAGCACGGACAACGGCAACTCCTGGTCGAAGATCTCCGAGGTCGCCGACACGCAGAACGGCTGGGGCATGCGCTGGGAGCCCGAGCTGTTCGAACTGCCCGCGGCGGTAGGCGGCTTCCCGGCCGGCACCATCCTGGCGGCCGGCGCCTCGGTTCCCTCCGACCGCTCGGCCATCAAGATCGACGTCTATGCCAGCACCGACCGCGGGCAGACCTGGACCTTCGTCAGCAACATCGCCACCGGCGGCGCGGCGTTCGACACGAACGGCAACACCCCCGTATGGGAGCCGTTCTTCCTCTACGCCAACGGCAAGCTGATCGTCTACTACTCCGACCAGCGCGACCCCGACCACGGCCAGAAGGTCGTGCACCAGGTCACCACCGACCTCCGCACCTGGGGTCCGGTCGTGGACGACGTGGCGATGCCCACCTACAGCCAGCGCCCGGGGATGCCCACCGTCGCGAAGCTGCCCAACGGCAACTACGTCATGACGTATGAGTACGGCGGCTCGCCCTCGGGCAACTTCGCCGTCTACTACAAGATCTCCGCCGACCCGGAGGCCTTCGACTCCGTCACGGGCATTCCCCTGCGGTCGACGGACGGCGTGGTCCCCACCAGTACCCCGTACATCACATGGCTGCCTACCGGCGGTCCGAACGGCACGCTCGTCGTCGGCGCCTACAGCACCAGCGACCTGTTCCTCAACACCCAGAACGGCGCCGCGAACACCTGGACGCGCATCAACTCCAACGTCGCCAACGGCTACAGCCGCGGCATGGTGCCCCTGCCCGACGGCCACAGCCTGCTCGTGCTCAGCGGCGGCAATGGAGGCAGCAACCTCTCCAACCCCGTCACCTACAGCACCATCGACCTGGGCGGCGGCATCTCGGACGGTGCCACCTACACCGTGTCGAACGCGGGCAGCAACCTCATGCTGAGCATCGCGGGCGGCTCCACCGCCAACGGCACGAACGCCACCCAGCAGAACGCCGACAACGCCACCGACCAGCAGTGGCGCTTCGTGCAGCAGAGCTCCGGTTACTTCAAGATCCTCAACGTCGCCAGCGGCAAGGTCCTCGGCGTGGAGAACCAGTCCACCGCCGACGGAGCCAAGATCCTCCAGTGGGACGACAACGGCACCCTGGACCACGAGTGGGCCGTCGCGCCGAACCCGGCCGGCGGCTACAGCCTCACCAACCGGGTCACCGGCAAGTACCTGGAGATCCCGAACGCCTCCACCGCCACCGGCACCGCCGCCGGTCAGTGGAGCGGCACCGGCTGCGCCTGCCAGCGCTGGAACCTCTCCCAGACCGCTCTGCCGGCGCTCGGCACCGGGCAGTACGTCCTCGTCAACAAGAACAGCGGGAAGTACCTGGACATCCCGCAGGGCTCGACCGCCACAGGTACGGCCACCGAGCAGTGGCAGAACTCGGCCTGCTTCTGCCAGCTGTTCACCTTCCAGTCCGCCGGCGGCGGAGCCTGGACCATCAAGAACGTCAACAGCAACCTGAACCTGGACATCCGTAACGGCTCCACCACCGCCGGAGCCGCCGTCCTCCAGAACACGCCGTCCACCGCGAACTCACAGAAGTGGACCCTCACCGACGCGGGCAACGGCTACTACGAACTCAAGAACGTGGGCAGCGGCTTCAACGCGGCCGTCGCCCAGTCCTCCACCAGCAACGGCGCAGCAGTTGTGCAGTGGAACGACCTGAACATCGACGACCAGTTCTGGAAGATCGTCCGCATCAACTGA